The following proteins are co-located in the Haloterrigena sp. KLK7 genome:
- a CDS encoding ArsR family transcriptional regulator has protein sequence MRPVDERILETMRDEGNLTPQAVENFDVCSRGHASIRLSELAEYGLVERIAQGLYRLTDTGRAFLDEELDADELEATTKTS, from the coding sequence ATGCGCCCAGTCGACGAACGCATCCTAGAGACGATGCGTGACGAAGGAAATCTCACTCCACAAGCAGTGGAGAACTTCGACGTCTGCTCTCGTGGCCACGCCAGTATTCGGCTCTCTGAACTCGCGGAATACGGACTCGTCGAGCGGATCGCACAGGGGCTCTATCGACTCACTGATACCGGCCGTGCGTTTCTCGACGAAGAGCTCGATGCTGATGAACTCGAGGCGACTACCAAGACTTCATAG